In Devosia beringensis, a single window of DNA contains:
- a CDS encoding PTS sugar transporter subunit IIA, which yields MIGLVLVTHGALAHEFKSALEHVVGPQEHCATIAIGPDDNMEDRRNDILAAVDAADDGQGVIILTDMFGGTPSNLAISVMQNRDVEVIAGVNLPMLVKLGRVRNDMTIKDAVKLAQEAGRKYITVANSILGAD from the coding sequence ATGATTGGTCTGGTTCTGGTGACGCACGGTGCGCTCGCCCATGAATTCAAGTCGGCGCTCGAGCATGTGGTGGGTCCACAGGAGCATTGCGCGACCATCGCCATTGGTCCGGACGACAATATGGAAGACCGCCGCAACGACATTCTTGCCGCCGTCGATGCCGCCGATGACGGGCAGGGGGTCATCATCCTCACCGACATGTTTGGCGGCACGCCCTCCAATCTCGCCATTTCCGTCATGCAGAACCGCGACGTCGAAGTGATCGCCGGCGTCAACCTGCCCATGCTGGTCAAGCTGGGCCGGGTGCGCAATGACATGACCATCAAGGATGCCGTCAAGCTGGCCCAGGAGGCCGGCCGAAAATACATTACCGTAGCCAATTCCATTCTGGGCGCGGATTGA
- a CDS encoding HPr kinase/phosphorylase — protein MNEPKNVHGTGLLLGSSGVLLRGPSGAGKSVLALTLLDRWTLLGLPAFLVSDDRVDLVKTREQVVMQAPDNLAGLIELRGRGIIRRPHQSLVPLRLVIDIVPDLVRMLEEEALSTDILGVAVPRAPVPSSAVISLGHQMLLVIEALSALDTP, from the coding sequence ATGAATGAACCAAAAAACGTGCACGGCACGGGTCTGCTGCTGGGGTCGTCCGGTGTCTTGCTGCGGGGGCCTTCGGGGGCGGGCAAATCGGTGCTGGCGCTGACGCTGCTCGACCGCTGGACGCTGCTCGGCCTGCCGGCCTTTCTCGTTTCGGACGACCGGGTTGACCTGGTCAAGACCCGCGAGCAGGTCGTCATGCAGGCGCCGGACAATCTGGCCGGATTGATCGAACTGCGCGGTCGCGGCATCATCCGCCGGCCGCATCAGAGCCTGGTGCCGCTGCGCCTGGTCATCGACATCGTGCCCGACCTGGTGCGCATGCTTGAAGAAGAGGCACTCAGCACCGATATCTTGGGTGTCGCCGTGCCGCGGGCACCGGTGCCCTCCAGCGCCGTCATCAGCCTTGGCCACCAGATGCTGCTGGTGATCGAGGCCCTGTCTGCGCTCGACACGCCGTGA